In Anaerolineae bacterium, the sequence GGCAAGCGCGAGCCGGCCATCCGGCTGCCCCAGCCAGCGGCGACGGCCACCTACGACTGTTCACCGGGCTCGGCGGCTCGCCGGCCTCCCGCGTCCATCGCCACCTGAAGTGCACGTTAGGCTGCCAGCGCCGTCCGCGAGGCATACCGTCGGCAGGAGGACTCGGTTCTGGTCCAGCACCTTCTCTCCCTCGTACGCAGGCAGACGCTCGCCAGTCTCAGGCCGGTAGAAGCCGACCTCGAGGCGATACTCCCCCGGCGTCAGCGCCACCGTGGGAGCGATCGGGTGCTCGTCGGTGATCACCTGCCACCGAGCCCAGTGACTGGTAGGCGAGAGGCCGCCGGCCGGCTGCCCATCGTGCTGGCCCACGACCACGCTTCTGCCATCGAGCAGGTGGGCGAAGACCGTCCAGTCACGGGTCTCAGAGCCGTCTCCCGTCCAGTAGAGGCGAAGGATCAGCCCCGCGCCTTTCCGCTCCGTCTCGTACCCCACCAGGTACAGGCCGTCGCCGAAACGGCGCAGGATCGGGTTGGGCGTGCCCGGCTGCTGCGCCAGAAGCGCCGGCGGCGAAGGCACCGTGAATACCGCGGCCACCACCGCGACTCCCACTGCCGACGCCACGCTGAGACGGATGAGCAGCCTAGACCGGGAGGCCAGGAGAGCGGCCCCCACCGCTCCGGTAAGCGCCGCCCACCCGGCGAAAAAGGCTGGATCGCCGGCCACCCGCCAGGCCAGCCACCAACGGACCAGGCTAAGCACGGTCACCCAGCCAGTCCCGCGCCATCGCCATGGCCAGACAGGCCGCGCACGCCAGGGAAGTCGCAGTGAGCCCACTCCTCAAGAGCACGACAAGCCTGTCCGGAGGCAACGACGGCAAGAGCTCAGCGACAAGCTCAGCTGCACCCGTTAGGCAACACAGGCTGGTCGAGAGTGGACTCAAGAGGTAGAGGGAGAAGACGCCGGAGCTGCCGGCGAGGCACCAGTAACCAGCCCAGGTGGCCATGTGAGAGACGTAGAGCCTGGCCGGCAGTCTGCCTCGCGCCAGGAGCGGCACCACGAACGGGAGGGCCCAGCAGTAGTAATGCACGCTCTGCCAGGTCAAGGCGAACATGAGCATGTAGGAAATCGCCCCCAGCTCCAGGAACCGCGGCCGCGCCCCGCCGAGAGATTCGGCCACAATCAGCAGCAAGCCGTACAGCACGAAGAAGACGTAGACCGGATACGTGCTGCCGATGGCGTTCCACATCCCCGGCAGCAGCTCGCGATCGCCGGAGACGACCACACTGGCCTTAAGGCCGAGCACCCCCTGCAACAGCAGCGGCATCGCCGCCGCGCTGGTGGCAATGACCGCAACCAGGCCGGCCCGCTCTCGCCAACGCTTGCTCGCCGTGCCCACGAGCAGCGGCGCCAGGGCGAGAGGCGTGACCCGTGCCGACACCGCCAGCCCGAGGAAGAGAGCAGCCCGCCAGATGCGGTCACGAAGCATGTAGAAGGTGGCGAGCCCCACGAGTAGCAGACCGTACGGCTCCTGCCGACCGTAGATGTAGGTCGCGAACAGGCTGAAAGGGTTGAGCAGCCACCAACACCAGGCCCGCACCCCCTCCTCGGGCCGATCAGCCAGCGACAGGAGCACCCGCGCTCCCGCCAGGTCAGCCGCCAGATAGGGCAGCTTGGTCACGAACAGCACCCGGTTGGCCGCCGGGTCCGCGGCGAACGTCAGGAAGTGCAGGGGCGAGGCATGCAGGGCTGCACCCAGCTCCGCCGGCGGGAGGAGCAGCCTCTTGACCGCAGGCACCACCGGTGCTACAAGCCACAGGAAAGCCGCGTCAAGGTAGTGGGAGAGGAGCTGATCGGGCGAAGGATACAGGTCCCCCAGGAAGGCTATCCTGGCCGCCACCCAGTGCTCGGAGAGGTAGTCGTTGTGGGCGGCGAAGGGCATGAACAGAAGCCGCAGAAGCAGGGCCAGGAGCAACGCCCTGGCCAGCTGCCCCGCAAAGGGATCGGCCCGGTAGGCAGAGGGGATGAGGCGGCGAAGCGAATGTGCTCGCGGCGCAGTGACAACGGCAGTCACGGAGAGAGCGGCCCCTTTGGGTAGTGGATGCTTGGGCAGGGCCGCAGCATAGCACACCGACACCCCTTCTACAACGGCCCCGCGTCGGCCACTCGACGCCGTCGCCGGCACCGCTCGCATGACGTGCCGCACCGCGCTCCCAGACACCGCCGACCGCTCTCGGGACGCGCGTGCACCCTTCCCAGGGTGGGTCGGCTTCCAGGAGGAAAGGCAGGACAACTTCGGAACAGAATCCACGCCAGGGCGCCGGCAAAGGAGAAGCGCCGCGCCCCGAGGGGGCTACTGCAGCCTTTCTCGGTAGGCGGCCATCCCGCGGTAGATGGCCTCCATCTCCCCCAAGCACTCCCCAGTCAGCTCCTCCGCCGGCAGGAACAGCTTGCTGAACCCCTCGATCGCGACCTGCGGCACGTGCACTCTCCCCCGCAAGGGCACGTAGCTCAGCCGGAACTCCGGATCCAGCTCGCTCAGGGGGTAATGCATGGCCGACCAGCCACCATGCGGCAACTGGTTGCCGATGAAGGTGTGCACCGCCACCTTGCGGGCCACCTGGTAAGCATCCTCGACCTGGCCCGCCGTGCCCAGCCCGTACTTGACCATCACCCGCAGCAACTCCCCCGCTCCCCAGCCGACCTTGCACTTGGAGGGCCACAGGTACCCCTCCAGGGGCATAGCGGCGTCGAAGGCAAGCAACTCCAGGGCAGCGTCCAAGTAAGGCCGCGCCTCCTCTTCCCCTCCCCAGCGCTCCCGCACCACCTCGTAGAGCACCGCCAGGTAGGCCATCGTCGTGCCCGTCTGCCAGAACTCCTGCTTGGGCTCAGACGCCTGCACTACGTGGGAGTACCTCTGCCCAGGCGCCACGTCGGTGACCAGTTCGCCCGCCGGAGTCATCTGGGTGTAGAAGCGGCCCTGGCGCAGGTGCGCCCGGTTCAGCTCCACGAAGCGGCGGAGGAAGTCCCCCGTCACCAGGGCCCGCTCTCTCTCGCCCAGCGCCACCATCAAGTGCCCGAAGAAGGAGGAGTTGAGCGTGCCTAGGGTCGCCTGTTGCTCCACCCTCGCGGGGTCTTCCCCGATGTAGTTGAAGGTGCCCCCGCTGGAGTGCTGGTACTGGAAGATGCGCTCGATCACCGCCCGGTTGGACGCCAGCGGGTGATCGAGCCACACGGCCACCTTAAGGAAAGTCAGCGGCCGATACACCCGCTGCATCACGCGGTACTGGGGTTCCTCCTCGGGGAAGAAGAAGTCCCCATTGGGCTGCAGCGCCTCCTCGGCCGCCCAATCCAGCAACTCGGTCACAATCTCAGGCGACACACCGGCAGCGTACATGCCCCAGGCCGCCTTGTGCATGTAGCTCAGGTTGCGGTCGTGGCAGATGGGACCGTTGGGGTGCCGCCTTTCGGCCAGGTACTCACCCCCTGCCGCCAGGGACTCGCGCATCGCCCCGAGCAAGAACTCCACCTCTCGGACGCGCTCCCTGACGTCCACCCACTGCTCCTGCATGCTGCCCCCTCCCTGGACTCCGTCAGGGCGAGTATACGCACCGCGCCCGCCCCTGCCAAAGAGACCGGAACGCTGCTGCCATGCCGCTCTGGTCGTGGTGCTATCTTCCTGATCTGCGCTGATCTGCGTGCTATCAGCGTCATCAGCGTTCCATGGGCTGCCTATGGGTGAGACACCGTCACCGGAACGGGCAGGTAGTGGCAGGTCTCGGCGATGCCGTCCGAGGCACAGGCGTAGATGAAGTATGTACCCCGGGGCACAGAGCCCATCCGCAGCGAGACCTCGCGCAGGGTGAGGCCGGAGTCCTCGGGTATAGGGCTGAGCCCGACAGCGGCCCGCTGAGGCACTATGGGTAGGTAGGTGCGCCTCCCCGCCACCCCTTCCTGCTCGACAGCCTGCGCACCCGCCCAAGCCCCCGAAACGGGCATCAGCGGGATGCCGTCGAAGCCGGCCCCATCGGTGTCGTAGTAGTAGGTGAGGTCGAGGGGCTGGCCATCGGAGTCGCCCACCCCTAGGTACAACCGGAGGATCTGGTCGGCGGTCGGCTGGCTGAGAAGCCGCATCTCGTCCACGTGGAAGCGGGTATCGGTGGATACCTCCAGCGGGTCGTAGCGCATGTATCTCACCGTACCCATGTCTCGCCATGGAGGCATCGGCCTGCCCGGGTCATATCCAGCCGGGCGGTCTCTCGCCGCCAGGTCAATCACGTAGGTGTTCCAGCCTTTGTGGTAGACTATCTCGTCGGTGACGAACCCGTCTACGCCTATGTCCTGGTTCCACCACACCACCCGCCCGATCCACCCGTCCTGCACTAGCTCAGAGCGGGTGCGGTTCAACGGGTCATCCACCTTGATGCGGACCACGAGATAGCGGTAGCGGCCCGTATCCACCGGCCGACCCGAGTCAATGTTGGGCCACAGCTGCACGTCAGACTGCTTTAGGGGGCTGTAGTTTTCGAAGGCGAAGTTGGAGTCCGCCGTGGCAGAGAACACGCCGTCCTCGAACCTCCAATCGTACAACTGCCGCAGGCCGTACAGCTCCGGGTCATTCAGGAAGACATCGCCCAAGTTGGTGAGGTCCGTCCTGTCGGACATATCCCACGGATTTCCCAGCTCGGTCGTGGCGTAGTCCTGGCCCATAGCCGTCAGGTCCCACCGAAGAGTGGGAGGGTTGTTGATCCGGAGCCGCTGACCGTAGTTACTGACTACGTCGCCCGAACGCAAGTAGAGGTAGTAGTCCCCGCCGGGCAGGATGCAGGTAGGCAGTTCGTAGCGACGCTGCCCCACCAGCACCGAAGCCACCGCGTCGCCGTCGTATCCTTGAGCATCGGTGTCCACGTAGATCTGAGCCGCGCTGGTGTCGCTCAGCCCGCTGAAGTTCCAGGTGATCGTGTACCGCGGCGAGGTGCTGGGATCGGTCAACCGCACCCAGTCTACCTTGAGATCGTAGTCGCTCCGGGCCGGGTTGGGGTCTATCCGCAGTCCGTACACCGGCCCACTCTGCCAGGAACCGCTCTGGTGCGTGCCCTGCCCATTGTCCGCCGTCATGTCGAAGCTGTAGATCTTCCACCCGTTGGGGGTAGTGTCGGCCCGAGCGAAGAAGTCGCTTCCGTCCGGCCAGTCCACCTCGTGAGTCCAGTAGACAGCATGATTGCCGTTGGAGCGGTCGCTCACGTACATGCGATAGGAGAGTTGAGTGTAGCGCGAGGTGTCTATCGGATAGTTGGCACCAATCTGGCCCACCGGCCAGGCTCCCGCGAACCCCTGGAAGAGGGGAAACACGTACCCACTAACCCCGGCTGCCGGGTTGGTCACGGTGACCCGGCCGGACCACACGCCGTCGGCTACCGAGATCGAGCTTACGTTCTCCTCCCAACCGATGTCCTGGAGCTTGTCCATGTCCCAAGGGTCGCCCAGAATGGTGGTAGCAAAGTCGTCCCCGTTGCCCAGAGTGGTCGCAGGAGCGTTCAGGGTGATGCTTCCCTCGGCCAAAGCGGGCGTGGCACCGAGGGCCAGGCACGTCACCACGAGACCGAAAATGAGCACTGCTCTCGTCATTATGACAACCTCTCAACTCGGGGCTGAGGCCCCGCCAGGCCGGCTTCCGAAGCGTGGTAAAGGAGGTCTCGACGAGGAAGGTGTGGACTGGATAGGCCGATGGTACCCGGCCAGTAAGGAACTTGGCTCAGCGCCCTAGTCGCCAGGAGATGTAGGCACGGATGTCCCGCACCAGCTGGGCAGGCCCCCCTTGGCGGAGGCTCGCCCACACTTTCCGGACCGGCCCGAAGCCCGCGTCCCGACGGTCATCCGGCCCCGTGCGGCCAGGACTGTAGCCCACCCGCCGGTCCGCCGCAACTGCAGGCCGATCACAAAACGCCAGCAGCGGCTCAGCGCACCGCCGCCAGGTCAACTTGAGGGCCATCTCCCGGGCACGACCGCCCATCTCCTGCCGAGCCCTGGCATCCACCATCTGCAGCAGGGCCTCTGCCACCGACTGAGGGTCCTCAGGCGGCACGACTATGCCCATCCCGCGCTGCTCGATGGCGGTAGCCAGCGAGTCTCCTGACGTGGCCACGATGGGCAGGCCGGCCCACAGGTAGTCCAGAATGCGAGTACGGAAGGAGTAGGCCGTCTCCAGGTGGTCCAGGTGGAGGCTGATGCCGATGTCGGCATCCAGCAGGTAATCGGCCCGCCTAGCATAGGGGACCCAATCGTTGAAGAACACGGACTTGTCGGTGAGGCCGAGGGAGTGGGCCAGACGCACCGCCTCGTCCACCATGCCCATGCGATGGACCGCTGGGTTAGGATGGCGCACCCCCATGA encodes:
- a CDS encoding DUF2029 domain-containing protein, whose translation is MTAVVTAPRAHSLRRLIPSAYRADPFAGQLARALLLALLLRLLFMPFAAHNDYLSEHWVAARIAFLGDLYPSPDQLLSHYLDAAFLWLVAPVVPAVKRLLLPPAELGAALHASPLHFLTFAADPAANRVLFVTKLPYLAADLAGARVLLSLADRPEEGVRAWCWWLLNPFSLFATYIYGRQEPYGLLLVGLATFYMLRDRIWRAALFLGLAVSARVTPLALAPLLVGTASKRWRERAGLVAVIATSAAAMPLLLQGVLGLKASVVVSGDRELLPGMWNAIGSTYPVYVFFVLYGLLLIVAESLGGARPRFLELGAISYMLMFALTWQSVHYYCWALPFVVPLLARGRLPARLYVSHMATWAGYWCLAGSSGVFSLYLLSPLSTSLCCLTGAAELVAELLPSLPPDRLVVLLRSGLTATSLACAACLAMAMARDWLGDRA